In Holophagaceae bacterium, the sequence GGTTACTTCCACGTCACGCGCACCGTGCCCTTCTTCTTCCTGGCCCCCCTCGCCCCTCCGCCCCCCACCGGATACCCGGTGGTGATCTTCCAGCACGGCATCGGCGGCAGAGGCGGAGACTCGGTGGCCATGGCCAATGCGGCCTGCGCTGAGGGCTTCGCGGTGATCTCCATCGATCTTCCGCTGCACGGCGACTTGGCCAATGGGAGACCTGTGATCGAATGGTCTACCAATTTCATCAGTCTTCCGTCAACCCTGAATACCCGCACCAATATCCAGCAGGCGGCCTTCAATCTCTGGCGCCTGGAGCGGTTGCTGCTGCAACCTGCGGTGGACCCCTCTAGCTTCCAGGCCAAGATCCTCGCTGCCGGCAAACCCATCTCCCCCTCGCCCGCGGATCGGCGCTACGTGAGCATCTCCTTGGGTTCCATCGTGGGTTCCTACTTCCTGGCGGGGAATTCAAATCAGACCGGCGGCTCCAACATGAAGGCTCTCTTCTCGGTACCTGGTGGACGTCTGGCCTACCTGCTGCGTGATAGTTTCAATTTCGCGCCCATCATCAATCAAGGCCTCGCAGCCGCGGGTGTCGTTGCGGGAACTCCCACCTACAACCAGTTCTTCACGCTGTTGACGAACGTGATTGATACGGCGGATCCCGCTTACGTGACCTTCCCCATCAGCGCGGTCGCTCCTTCCCGCCTCGCGGGACGAGTCACCATTCAGGAAGCCATCGGCGATCTGGTGATTCCGAACAACGCCAACAATTATTTTGTGAACAGCCTTGCGGGCCGAGGCATCCTGGGCACGGCTTATGACACTGCCCCGAATTTCGCCCAGATCCGTCTGGCTGGCGCCACGAGCCCAACGGTGCCTTTCCTGCTCGGCCCCACGGGACTCAAGCCCTCCGTGGCTCCGGCGACATCAACGAGCGCTGGCCCGACCGAAGGAATCTTCCAATTCGGTACTACGGCCACACCAGCGACTCACGGAATGCTGTTGGATGGTTCCGCAAATTACCCACTGGCGCAACGCCAGATGGCTGTTTGGCTGAGATCGGGCAAGGTGATTGATCCCGCCGATACCGGCAGTGGCTTCTCCATTGCGCCGTCCCCTTTGAGTGAGGAAGCTGCAGCAGTCCTGGATAAGATCGCAAGGCCGGTCTTTGGCCCCATCCACTTCCCAGGTATTCCGCGGCCGGTCTTTGACCAGCCTGGAACCGGTTTTTTTCAGCGCAATTGCGGGAAGGCGTCGAGCAATTCTTCCTTCGCTTTCATCAGGCCCGCCACGTCGGGATGCCTGCGCAGGCGATACCCCCGGATGGCCTGCCAATCCTCCCTGAGGCGTTCGGACAAGGGCAGGCTCAGGAAAGCCAGGATCGCCAAGGCCGGCACGAATGCAGCCCCTGCCAGCCCCCAGAGCCAGATCGCCAGGCCCAGGAGCAGCGCGGCCCAGGCGGGCATGAACAGCAGGCCCCCCAGCAACTTGTAGGTGGCGGTCTGGTCCAATTCGTCCGTCAGGCGGTTGGCGAGCCATCCAATGAATCGGTAGGGAGGCCAGAAAAGCAGGGCCGCCGGAGCAAGCAACAGGGCGAACCCATGATGCAGAAGCGCTTTTCCGATCCAGGCGCGCACCTGGGCTCCGGGGTAGGGGAAGCCCACCTGGTCAGGCCGCAGGCCTTTCTCCTGGAGCCATTGATGGGCCTCGTCCACCCGGGACCGGAGCTTGGCACGGTCCCCCTCCCCAAGGGCCGCCAAGGCCGGGAGCAGGGATTGGGTGCGATGGCGCAAGGTTTCCAGGTCCGCCCGGTCTTGGGGGGCTTCGGCCAGCAGCCAGGCGAGATCCTCGGCCAGCCTCTGAAGGGCTTCTTCCGGACCATGGAGCGTGAGGGGCAGCAGGGCCTGGCGGATCCGCGCCGTGAGTTCGATCACTGATCCCGGGTCATCGCCCTTCGGCACCAGGTCCCCGTATTCGATGGGCGCGCCGAGCCGCAGCAGCGCATTGTGGCGGAAGAGTTCCCGCCGCCCATACACGAGGCCTGCGGGCACCAAGGCCGGAGAAATCCGGCTCGACAGGGCCATGCGGGCGGCGCCGGTTTTCAGGGGGGCCAGCCAGGCATTGCCGTGGCTGATGCCTTCCGGGAAAAGCCCGACCCGCTCTCCCTTTTCGAAGGCCCGGTGCACCGCCGCGAAGGCCTTGGCCGTAGCCCTGGCGCGGGACTCCGTGTCGTCGGTGTCCTGGGCCCGCTCCACCGGAATGGCTTGGAAAATGGCCAGGAGGGGCCGCAGGGGCAGCATCCGCCAGAGCGTGGACTTGGCCAGGAAGCAGGGCGATGGCGCCACCAGCGCCGAGACCACCAAGGGATCCAGCAGGCCATTGGGATGGTTCACCACCACCAGCACCGGCCCCGCGGGGAGTCCAGGGCCTTCCACGCGCAGCGTCCGGAACCACAGGCGGGACAGGGCCCTGGCCGTGATGCTTCGAGTTTTGGTCATCGTGGATCCGCCTGTG encodes:
- a CDS encoding 1-acyl-sn-glycerol-3-phosphate acyltransferase, which codes for MTKTRSITARALSRLWFRTLRVEGPGLPAGPVLVVVNHPNGLLDPLVVSALVAPSPCFLAKSTLWRMLPLRPLLAIFQAIPVERAQDTDDTESRARATAKAFAAVHRAFEKGERVGLFPEGISHGNAWLAPLKTGAARMALSSRISPALVPAGLVYGRRELFRHNALLRLGAPIEYGDLVPKGDDPGSVIELTARIRQALLPLTLHGPEEALQRLAEDLAWLLAEAPQDRADLETLRHRTQSLLPALAALGEGDRAKLRSRVDEAHQWLQEKGLRPDQVGFPYPGAQVRAWIGKALLHHGFALLLAPAALLFWPPYRFIGWLANRLTDELDQTATYKLLGGLLFMPAWAALLLGLAIWLWGLAGAAFVPALAILAFLSLPLSERLREDWQAIRGYRLRRHPDVAGLMKAKEELLDAFPQLR